In Chroicocephalus ridibundus chromosome 12, bChrRid1.1, whole genome shotgun sequence, a single genomic region encodes these proteins:
- the LOC134522421 gene encoding zinc finger protein 541-like — translation MHPSPSLVPRNHRRRPQEMESVPPKPRCLQGDVAVALPADCLLGTVHDKEFVSREGGASTLEANSKRSFQTSRTQPVWKRRKRERRWCGSPGVTWKPTQRRRRKEAAEMLRAGPPRRPESHPLADYHYTGSDTWTPVEGQLFKEAFYLHKKNFRLIQKQIQTKSVSQCVEYYYTWKKKTRFGCTRPRLTQKKRPRRPEEEEEALCSAKKRRRITPKENPKLGSQEENPCNDGSSSINAGASWRWDGGAGDPGFFRCGECGRVFEKIQGRNAHMRFHRPKADV, via the exons ATGCACCCCAGTCCCTCGCTGGTGCCCAGAAACCATCGCCGGAGGCCGCAGGAGATGGAAAGCGTCCCTCCAAAGCCGAGATGCCTTCAGGGGGACGTCGCGGTGGCTCTGCCGGCTGATTGCCTTCTCGGTACCGTCCATGACAAGGAATTTgtcagcagggaaggag GCGCATCAACATTGGAAGCCAATTCCAAGCGGAGCTTCCAGACCTCCAGGACCCAGCccgtttggaagaggaggaagagggagcgtcGCTGGTGTGGAAGCCCTGGGGTGACGTGGAAACCAACCCAGAGACGCAGGAGAAag GAGGCGGCGGAGATGCTGCGTGCTGGGCCGCCTCGGAGACCCGAGTCCCATCCCCTGGCTGATTATCATTACACAG GCTCGGATACTTGGACACCGGTGGAGGGGCAAttgtttaaagaggctttttaccTGCATAAGAAGAATTTTCGCCTCATACAGAAGCAG ATCCAGACTAAAAGCGTGTCTCAGTGTGTTGAATATTATtacacctggaagaaaaaaacccgtTTTGGCTGCACTCGGCCTCGCCTGACGCAGAAGAAGCGCCCGAGacgcccggaggaggaggaagag GCCCTTTGCAGTGCAAAGAAGAGGCGGCGCATCACCCCCAAGGAAAATCCAAAGTTGGGGAGTCAGGAAGAGAACCCCTGCAACGACGGCAGCTCCTCCATCAATGCCGGTGCTTCCTGGCGCTGGGACGGCGGCGCCGGAGATCCAGGATTTTTCCGCTGCGGCGAGTGTGGaag ggTGTTTGAGAAGATCCAGGGGAGAAACGCCCACATGAGATTCCATCGCCCCaaagctgatgtttaa